A single genomic interval of Xyrauchen texanus isolate HMW12.3.18 chromosome 48, RBS_HiC_50CHRs, whole genome shotgun sequence harbors:
- the LOC127639754 gene encoding regulator of G-protein signaling 21-like isoform X3, with product MLVRTRVGLGKNLMCRLKCMFSSSSAPESRLCLEETHQWSQSLERLLGSKYGLATFRTFLKSEFSDENIEFWLTCEDYKKITSSHKMSSKAKKIFKQFVEAESPKEINIDYHTREEIKRNVRTPTVQCFDEAQNIVYGLMERDSYPRFLRSEMYRTLLESLATDTAQG from the exons ATGCTTGTGAGAACAAGGGTTGGATT AGGAAAGAACCTCATGTGTCGACTAAAGTGCATGTTCTCCAGCTCATCTGCTCCTGAAAG CAGGCTATGTTTAGAAGAGACACACCAATGGTCTCAGTCTCTGGAGCGACTCCTGGGCTCAAAAT ATGGCTTGGCCACGTTCCGCACCTTTCTAAAATCAGAATTCAGTGATGAGAACATTGAATTCTGGCTGACGTGCGAGGACTACAAGAAGATAACATCATCTCATAAGATGTCCTCAAAGGCAAAGAAAATCTTCAAGCAATTTGTTGAAgctgaatctccaaaagag ATAAATATCGACTATCACACGCGGGAGGAAATTAAGAGGAATGTACGGACTCCGACGGTGCAGTGTTTTGATGAGGCTCAAAATATTGTATACGGACTGATGGAACGTGATTCTTACCCCAGATTTCTACGATCTGAGATGTACAGGACCCTCCTGGAATCCCTTGCAACGGATACTGCCCAAGGATGA
- the LOC127639754 gene encoding regulator of G-protein signaling 21-like isoform X1: MPGLIPSITTHFNMDRDDCRRNAELGKNLMCRLKCMFSSSSAPESRLCLEETHQWSQSLERLLGSKYGLATFRTFLKSEFSDENIEFWLTCEDYKKITSSHKMSSKAKKIFKQFVEAESPKEINIDYHTREEIKRNVRTPTVQCFDEAQNIVYGLMERDSYPRFLRSEMYRTLLESLATDTAQG; this comes from the exons ATGCCTGGCCTTATCCCATCAATCACAACACATTTCAACATGGATAGAGATGACTGCAGAAGAAATGCGGAGCT AGGAAAGAACCTCATGTGTCGACTAAAGTGCATGTTCTCCAGCTCATCTGCTCCTGAAAG CAGGCTATGTTTAGAAGAGACACACCAATGGTCTCAGTCTCTGGAGCGACTCCTGGGCTCAAAAT ATGGCTTGGCCACGTTCCGCACCTTTCTAAAATCAGAATTCAGTGATGAGAACATTGAATTCTGGCTGACGTGCGAGGACTACAAGAAGATAACATCATCTCATAAGATGTCCTCAAAGGCAAAGAAAATCTTCAAGCAATTTGTTGAAgctgaatctccaaaagag ATAAATATCGACTATCACACGCGGGAGGAAATTAAGAGGAATGTACGGACTCCGACGGTGCAGTGTTTTGATGAGGCTCAAAATATTGTATACGGACTGATGGAACGTGATTCTTACCCCAGATTTCTACGATCTGAGATGTACAGGACCCTCCTGGAATCCCTTGCAACGGATACTGCCCAAGGATGA
- the LOC127639681 gene encoding regulator of G-protein signaling 2-like isoform X1 — protein MRGATSDSSEEPLINSRNPDVIVRNDKIKKTNWRSRPLFKTFHLREYSMMQRKSDRPASEELSKWAESLDNLLSSKCGITVFRVFMKSEYCEEYVEFWVACEEFRKIKSRAKRRSRAKQLYEEFVREDSPKEINLDFHTKESVLQCLLFPSRSSLKAAQNRVYYLMEHNSYRRFLESDLYHELCKFVEGER, from the exons ATGAGAGGTGCCACTTCAGATTCAAGCGAGGAGCCTTTGATCAATTCGAGGAATCCTGATGTGATCGTGAGGAACGATAAAATAAA AAAGACAAATTGGAGATCAAGACCGCTTTTCAAGACCTTTCATTTGAGAGAATATTCCATGATGCAGAGAAAATCTGACAG GCCAGCTTCTGAAGAGTTGAGTAAATGGGCGGAGTCTCTGGACAATTTGCTGAGCAGTAAAT GTGGAATTACTGTTTTTCGAGTCTTTATGAAGTCTGAATACTGTGAGGAGTATGTCGAGTTTTGGGTGGCCTGCGAAGAGTTTCGAAAGATCAAGTCAAGAGCGAAACGCAGATCCCGGGCGAAACAACTATACGAAGAATTTGTCAGGGAAGATTCTCCGAAGGAG ATTAACTTGGACTTTCACACAAAGGAGTCTGTCCTCCAATGCCTTCTTTTCCCATCACGGTCCAGTTTAAAAGCAGCCCAAAATAGAGTTTACTACCTGATGGAGCACAACTCGTACCGTCGGTTCCTGGAGTCTGACCTCTACCATGAACTATGTAAATTTGTTGAAGGAGAGAGATGA
- the LOC127639754 gene encoding regulator of G-protein signaling 21-like isoform X2: protein MPGLIPSITTHFNMDRDDCRRNAELGKNLMCRLKCMFSSSSAPERLCLEETHQWSQSLERLLGSKYGLATFRTFLKSEFSDENIEFWLTCEDYKKITSSHKMSSKAKKIFKQFVEAESPKEINIDYHTREEIKRNVRTPTVQCFDEAQNIVYGLMERDSYPRFLRSEMYRTLLESLATDTAQG from the exons ATGCCTGGCCTTATCCCATCAATCACAACACATTTCAACATGGATAGAGATGACTGCAGAAGAAATGCGGAGCT AGGAAAGAACCTCATGTGTCGACTAAAGTGCATGTTCTCCAGCTCATCTGCTCCTGAAAG GCTATGTTTAGAAGAGACACACCAATGGTCTCAGTCTCTGGAGCGACTCCTGGGCTCAAAAT ATGGCTTGGCCACGTTCCGCACCTTTCTAAAATCAGAATTCAGTGATGAGAACATTGAATTCTGGCTGACGTGCGAGGACTACAAGAAGATAACATCATCTCATAAGATGTCCTCAAAGGCAAAGAAAATCTTCAAGCAATTTGTTGAAgctgaatctccaaaagag ATAAATATCGACTATCACACGCGGGAGGAAATTAAGAGGAATGTACGGACTCCGACGGTGCAGTGTTTTGATGAGGCTCAAAATATTGTATACGGACTGATGGAACGTGATTCTTACCCCAGATTTCTACGATCTGAGATGTACAGGACCCTCCTGGAATCCCTTGCAACGGATACTGCCCAAGGATGA
- the LOC127639754 gene encoding regulator of G-protein signaling 21-like isoform X4 has protein sequence MLVRTRVGLGKNLMCRLKCMFSSSSAPERLCLEETHQWSQSLERLLGSKYGLATFRTFLKSEFSDENIEFWLTCEDYKKITSSHKMSSKAKKIFKQFVEAESPKEINIDYHTREEIKRNVRTPTVQCFDEAQNIVYGLMERDSYPRFLRSEMYRTLLESLATDTAQG, from the exons ATGCTTGTGAGAACAAGGGTTGGATT AGGAAAGAACCTCATGTGTCGACTAAAGTGCATGTTCTCCAGCTCATCTGCTCCTGAAAG GCTATGTTTAGAAGAGACACACCAATGGTCTCAGTCTCTGGAGCGACTCCTGGGCTCAAAAT ATGGCTTGGCCACGTTCCGCACCTTTCTAAAATCAGAATTCAGTGATGAGAACATTGAATTCTGGCTGACGTGCGAGGACTACAAGAAGATAACATCATCTCATAAGATGTCCTCAAAGGCAAAGAAAATCTTCAAGCAATTTGTTGAAgctgaatctccaaaagag ATAAATATCGACTATCACACGCGGGAGGAAATTAAGAGGAATGTACGGACTCCGACGGTGCAGTGTTTTGATGAGGCTCAAAATATTGTATACGGACTGATGGAACGTGATTCTTACCCCAGATTTCTACGATCTGAGATGTACAGGACCCTCCTGGAATCCCTTGCAACGGATACTGCCCAAGGATGA